From the Lathyrus oleraceus cultivar Zhongwan6 chromosome 4, CAAS_Psat_ZW6_1.0, whole genome shotgun sequence genome, one window contains:
- the LOC127138125 gene encoding uncharacterized mitochondrial protein AtMg00810-like encodes MYGCKPIDIPLVVNEKLKKEDDGRLVDARMYRSLVGSLFYLTASRPNLMFAASLLSRFMSKPSHLHLGAAKRVLRYVMGTMEHGIRFEKNSKLEAKGYCDSDWAGSVDDMKSTSAYVFNLGSGVISWCSKKQDTVAQSLAEAEYLAAGLDTQ; translated from the coding sequence ATGTATGGCTGCAAACCTATTGATATTCCTTTAGTGGTGAATGAAAAATTAAAGAAGGAAGATGATGGAAGATTAGTAGATGCAAGAATGTATAGAAGTTTGGTTGGAAGTTTGTTTTATCTTACAGCTTCAAGGCCCAATCTAATGTTTGCTGCTAGTTTACTCTCAAGATTCATGAGTAAACCAAGTCATTTACATCTCGGGGCAGCAAAAAGAGTTCTAAGGTATGTCATGGGAACCATGGAGCATGGAATCAGATTCGAGAAGAATTCTAAACTTGAAGCTAAAGGCTATTGCGATAGTGATTGGGCCGGAAGTGTTGATGATATGAAGAGCACTTCAGCTTATGTATTCAACCTTGGTTCGGGTGTGATCTCTTGGTGCTCAAAGAAGCAAGATACTGTGGCACAATCTTTAGCTGAAGCTGAGTATTTAGCAGCTGGTTTGGATACACAATAA
- the LOC127138126 gene encoding galactinol synthase 2 — MIYLDGDIQVFENIDHLLFDLPNNYLYAVIDFHFYSSTTFDTDSKASRNRKEQQKLNKPTSFAEQEFLNMYFNDKYKRIPNVYNLVLAMLWSHLEKVKVVHYCAAGSKPYYM, encoded by the exons ATGATTTACCTTGACGGCGATATACAAGTTTTCGAAAACATTGACCATTTACTATTTGATTTGCCAAATAACTATTTATATGCTGTGATAGATT tTCATTTTTATTCGTCAACAACTTTCGATACGGATTCGAAAGCAAGTCGGAATAGAAAAGAGCAGCAAAAACTGAATAAACCAACTTCCTTTGCTGAACAG GAGTTTTTGAACATGTACTTCAATGACAAGTATAAGCGGATTCCTAATGTTTATAATCTTGTGCTGGCTATGTTGTGGAGTCACCTTGAGAAAGTTAAAGTGGTTCATTACTGTGCAGCT GGTTCTAAGCCTTACTATATGTGA